GAACATCACGTGCGCCCGCCCGAACACCGCCAGCGCCGGCCACAGCCAGCGCCGGGGCGTGCCGACCGTGTCGAACACGCCCCGGCCCGTGCCGGTGGACCCGGCCGGGATGGCGTCGAAGTAGGCGCGCAGCCGCGGATGGAGCTCGTCGAACGCCGGGCCGAGCACGGCCCGGTACGGGGAGGTCATCGCGGCTGCGCGCTCACTGCGAGTGGCCGGCCGCTCAGTCGAGCAGCGCCGACTTCAGCGTGTCGAGGCCGACGCCGCCGATGTCGAGCGCCTTCTTGTGGAACGCCTTGATGTCGAACGCGGCGCCCTCGCGGCGTGCGTACTCGTCGCGGAGCTGCTCCCAGATCCGCTGGCCGATCTTGTACGACGGCGCCTGCCCCGGCCAGCCGAGGTAGCGGTTCACCTCGAAGCGGACGAAGCCCTCGTTCATGTTGACGTTGTTCGCGAGGAAGCCGAAGGCGTACTCGCCGGTCCACGGGCCGGAGCCGTCCGGGAGCTGCTTCTCCAGGTGCACGCCGATGTCGAGGACGACGCGGGCGGCGCGCATCCGCTGGCCGTCGAGCATCCCGAGCCGGTCGGCCGGGTCGTCGAGGTAGCCGAGCTGCTCCATCAGGCGCTCCGCGTACAGCGCCCAGCCCTCGGCGTGACCCGAGGTGCCGGCGATACGGCGCCAGGAGTTGAGCTGCGCCTTGTTGTAGGTCGCCTGCGCGATCTGCAGGTGGTGACCGGGGACGCCCTCGTGATAGACGGTCGTCAGCTCGCGCCAGGTGTCGAACTCGGTGACGCCCTCCGGGACGCTCCACCACATCCGTCCGGCGCGCGCGAAGTCGTCGCTCGGGCCGGTGTAGTAGATGCCGCCTTCCTGCGTCGGGGCGATCATGCACTCCAGGCGGCGGATCTCGGCGGGGATGTCGAAGTGCGTGCGGCCGAGCTCCTCGATCGCGCGGTCGCTGGTCTCCTGCATCCAGCGCTGCAGCGCGTCGGTGCCGTGCAGCTTGCGGGAGGCGTCGCCGTCCAGGAACGCGATGGCCTCGTGGACCGTCGCACCCGGCTTGATCTCCCGGGCGATGGACTCCTGCTCGGCGACCATGCGCGCCAGCTCCTCGATGCCCCACTCGTAGGTCTCGTCGAGGTCGACGGTCGCGCCGAGGAAGTCGCGGGAGGCGAGGGCGTACAGCTCGCGGCCGACCGCGTCCTTCTCGGGCGCGTGGGCGGCCAGCTCGTCCTGCAGGAACGCGGCGAGCGTGGCGTAGGCGGCCGCCGACTCCGTGGCGCCGTGCGCCAGGTCGGACTTCAGGGACGCGGGCAGCTCGCCGTTCAGCGGGCGCGCGGAACCGGTGAAGTCGAAGAAGAACCCGGTGTCGGCGATCTGCTTCTTCGCCTGGGCCAGCACCTCGCGCACCTGACGGATCGCGGGGACGTTGCCGGCCGCGATGCCGCTGCGCAGGGTCTCGATGTAGCCGTCCATCGCGGCGGGGAGGTTGTGCAGCCGCTTGGCGACGTTCGCCCAGTCCTCCTCGGTGTCGGTGGGGACCAGGTCGAAGATGTCGCGGAGCTCCTGCGCCGGGGAGGCGATCACGTTGAGGTCGCGCTGGTTGAAGCCGGCCTCGTGCTTCTCGATGGTGAGCTCGAGCTCGCGGGAGAGGTCCATCTTGGTGACGCGGTCGATGTCGTCGACGGGCGTCGCGGCCTGGATCTTGGCCAGCGCCTCCCGGACCTTGCCCACGGCCTGCTCGGCGCCGGCCGGCGAGTAGTCCGAGTACTCGCCCTCGCGGCCGGGGCGGCCGAGCCAGACGTGGTACTCGGGGTGGAGCTCCAACTGGGTGTCGACCCACTCGTCAGCGATCGTGTCGATCGGAGTGGATTCGCGCTTCTCTGCGTTCGTCATGATCCGAGCCTATTGGTAGCGCCGAGCACCGGGTCAAGGGGTCAGTGGGCGGCGGCCTCCCAGGTGGGGCCGCGGCCGATCTGGACGTCGAGGGGGACGCGCAGGTCGGCGGCGCCGGCCATCCGGGTGCGGACGATGGTCTCCAGGGCGTCCCACTCGCCGGGGGCGACCTCGAAGATGAGCTCGTCGTGCACCTGCAGGAGCATCCGGGAGTTCAGCGAGCCGTCGATCAGGTCGCCGGCAATCCCGAGCATCGCGATCTTCATGATGTCGGCGGCCGAGCCCTGGATCGGCGCGTTGAGGGCCTGGCGTTCGGCGTTCTCGCGCAGCACGCGATTGGTGGAGGTCAGGTCGGCGAACGGGCGGCGGCGGCCGAAGATGGTCTCGGTGTAGCCGTCGACCCGGGCGATCTCCACGACGCTGCGCAGGTAGTCGCGCACCGCGCCGAAGCGCTCGAAGTAGCCGGCCATCAGGTCGCGCGCCTCCTTCGTCTCGATGCGGAGCTGCTTGGAGAGGCCGAACGGGCTGAGGCCGTAGGCGAGGCCGTAGGACATCGCCTTGACCTTGGTGCGCATGAGCGGGGTGACGTCCTCCGGCGCGACGCTGAAGACGCGCGCGCCGACGAAGCGGTGCAGGTCCTCCCCCGCGTTGAACGCCTCGATCAGCCCGGGGTCCTCGGAGAGGTGCGCCATGATGCGCATCTCGATCTGCGAGTAGTCGGCGGTCAGCAGCGTCTCGTAGCCTTCGGCGCTGCGGAAGGCCGAACGGATCTCGCGACCCTCCTCGGTGCGGATCGGGATGTTCTGGAGGTTGGGGTCGTTGGAGGAGATGCGGCCGGTGCTGGTGCCGGTCTGGTCGTAGGTGGTGTGGATGCGGTCGTCCCCGTTGACCGAGCGCTCCAGCGTCTCCACGATCTGCTTCAGCTTGGTCGCGTCGCGGTGCTGGAGCAGCAGGTCGAGGAATGGGTGCGGGTTGCTCTCCTGCAGGTCGGCGAGCGACTGGGCGTCGGTGGAGTAGCCGGTCTTGGTCGAGCGGGTCTTCGGCATCCCGAGCTCGTCGAACAGCACCTGCTGGAGCTGCTTCGGCGAGCCGAGGTTGAGCTCGTGGCCGACCTCCGCGTAGGCGCGCGCGGCGTAGTCGTTCGCCTTGTCGGTGAGCTGACCGCGCAGGCGGCGCAGGACCTCGGTGTCGATCGAGACGCCGTCGAGCTCCATCTCGGCGAGCACCGCGACCAGCGGGAGCTCGATGTCGTCGAGCACCGCGCGGGTGCCCGCGTCGAGGGCGATCATCTGGCCCTCGGCGACCCGGCGGATGTACCAGGCCTCGGTCGCCGGGCTGACGGCGTCGTTGATCGGGACGAGCTGGTTGGGATCGGACACCGGGAGGGTCTCGCCCAGCACCTCGTAGACCTGCTCGGCCAGCGACTGCGGCGCGGCGCCGGGCTTGACGAGCCAGGAGGCGATCCGGGTGTCGAAGGCGAGACCGTCGACCACGAAACCGGCGCGGGCCAGCGCCTTGAACTGCGGCTTGGCGTGGAAGAAGTACTTGGGAGCGCTGCTCGCCAGCCACTCCTCCAGCGCCGTGTAGTCGGGGCGGCCGGCGGCCCACGGCACGTAGACCGTGTCGTCGGCGGCGGCCAGGCCGAAGCCGGTGATGCCGGCGGGGCCGGTCTCGAGCTGGACGGCGACCGGGGCGCCGTCGGCGGAGGCCTTGGCCAGCCAGTTGGCGAGCTCCTCGTCCACGAGGGTGCGGACGACCGGGGCGCTCACGGCCCCGACGTCGCCCTCCGAGGGCGCGGTGCCGGCGCCGGTGAAGGTACCGTCTTCAGCCGCAGCCTTCAGCAGCCGGTCGAGGAGGGTCTTGAACTGGAGGCGGGCGAAGATGTCGCGCACCGCGTTCTCGTTGAGCGGCTTGCGCTCCAGGTCGTCGGGCGCGACCTCCAGCTCCACGTCGTCGAGCAGCTTGTTCAGGCGACGGTTGCGGAGGGCGTTCTCCTGCTGGTCGCGGAGATTCTGGCCGACGACGCCCTTGATCTCGTCGGAGTGGGCGACGATGTTCTCGACGGTGCCGTACTGCTGCACCCACTTGACCGCGGTCTTCTCGCCGACCTTGTCGATGCCGATGAGGTTGTCGCTGGTCTCGCCGACCAGCGCCGCGATCTCCGGGTACTGGTGGGGCTCGACGCCGTAGCGGTCGCGCACGGCCGCGGGGTCGTAGACCTTCAGCTCAGAGACGCCTCGGACGTTCGGGTAGAGCAGCGTGACGTCGTCGTTGACGAGCTGGATGACGTCGCGGTCGCCCGAGACGAGGAGGACGCGGTAGCCCTGCTCCCTGCCCTGGCGGGCGAGCGTGGCGAGGATGTCGTCGGCCTCGAAATCCTCCTTGGCGATGGTGGTGATGTTCATCGCGTGCAGGGCCTCCTGCAGCAGCGGGATCTGGCCAACGAACTCCGACGGGGTCTCGTTGCGGGTGCCCTTGTACTCCGGGTACTCGCGCGTGCGGAACGAGTAGCGGGAGATGTCGAACGCGACAGCGAGGTGCGTCGGGCGCTGCTGCTGGAGCAGGTTGATCAGCATCGCGATGAAGCCGTGGATGCCGTTCGTGTGCTGCCCTTCACGGTTGACGAAACTGTCGACCGGCAGTGCGTAGAAGGCCCGGAATGCCAGCGAATGGCCGTCGATGACGAGAAGGGTAGGCTTTTCGGAGTCTGACACCAGGCAAGCCTACAAGGGGCCGGTGACAGTCCAGGACGACAGCCGACGAGGGCGGAGAGGCACCAGAATGACCGAGGACGCGCTCGCGTACGTGAAGCAGCGGGGGCTCGGCGCCCTCGCCGACAAGATGGGCATCGAGATCGTGGAATTCACGATCGAGCGGGCCGTGGCGCGGATGCCGGTGCTCGGCAACACGCAGCCCGCGGACTTGCTGCACGGCGGCGCCTACGTGGTGCTCGGCGAGTCGCTCGGCTCCATGTCGGCGAACCTCTATGCCGGCGAAGGGCGCCTCGCGGTGGGCATCGAGATCAACGCGTCGCACACGCGTGCGGCGGTCGACGGCTACGTCACCGGCGTCTGCACGCCCATCCACCTCGGCCGCACGCTGACGACGCACGAGATCGCCGTGAGCGACGACCGCGGGCGTCGCTGCTCGACCATCCGCATCACGAACCTGATCAAGGACCTGTAGCGGGAGGCCGCCGCGATTCGTGACGAATGTCGCGAATGCGGCGTCGTTTCGCGCGATTCGGCACGAATGTGCCTGCGGGGCCTACTTCTTGGGGGCGAGCTGCTCGATGATCGCCTGGGCGACGTCGTGCATGGTGAGGCGGCGGTCCATCGACGCCTTCTGGATCCAGCGGAACGCGTCCGGCTCGCTGAGGCCCATCTTCTCGTTGAGCAGGCCCTTCGCGCGGTCGACCAGCTTGCGGGTCTCGAAGCGCTGCACCATGTCGGAGACCTCGGCCTCCAGCGCGATGATCTGCTGGTAGCGGGCCAGGGCGATCTCGATCGCGGGCAGGAGGTCGTTCGGGGTGAACGGCTTGACCACGTAGGCGAGGGCGCCGGCCTCGGTCGCGCGCTCCACGAGCTCCTTCTGGCTGAACGCCGTCAGCAGAACGACGGGCGCGATGTGGTTCTTGGAGAGGCGCTCGGCCGCGGAGATGCCGTCGAGCTGGGGCATCTTGACGTCCATGATGACCAGGTCGGGGCGCAGCTCGGTGGCCAGCGCGACCGCGGTCTCGCCGTCTCCGGCCTCGCCGACGACCTCGAAACCGTTGTCGCGCAGGGTCTCGACGATGTCGAGCCGGATGAGCGACTCGTCCTCCGCAACGACGACTCGGCGGGGTGCGGCGGGGGTGGTCTCCTGGTCAGTCACGGACAAAAGCCTACGGTATTGTTCAGGTGTTGTTGTGCGCCGCTGTGGCGGAATGGCAGACGCGGAGCACTCAAAATGCTTTGTCCGGAAGGGCGTGTGGGTTCGAGTCCCACCAGCGGCACAACCGAAACCGGCCCGCTCGGCGCGGCCCCTCAGCCCACCCGGCGCAGCCGCAGGGCCAGCACGGGGCACAGCGCCACCGCGTCCTCCGCGGCGTCGAGCTGGTCGCTGCGGACCGGGATGTCGGAGCGGGCGGAGGGCGGCTGGCCGACCGCGAACGGGTAGCCCCACTCGTCGCGCGCGATCGTCCCCTCCAGCAGCTCGGCGCACAGCCCGCGGCCGTCGCAGCGCGTCCAGTCGACGTGGAGGCCATAACGCGGATGTTCAGCCCGGGCGGTCATCGTGCGCTCCTCAGGCAACGGCCCTCGGCGTGGGCGTGGATGTCGCGGGCGAATACGCGCAGCGCGCTGCGGACCAGGCGCGCGGCTCCGTCGGGATGGTGGCACGAGCCGCGGCCGTCGACCACCTCCGCGAGCCGGGCGAGCTCGGCCGCCGCCTGCGGGGCGAGCCGGCCGGCGGCCAGTTCGGCGAACCGGTCGGCCATCGCCGGGAGGCCGAACAGGCACGGCCCGCACTGCCGGGCGGAGGCCGCGGCCAGCTCCTGGACGATCGCTGCGGTCGCCGCCAGGCCGCAGCGCCGGGGGCCGAGCACGTGCACGACCCCGGCGCCCGCCGACTCGCCCGCCGCGGCACCGGTCTCGGCCGGCGCGATCCAGCGCCCGTGATACCCGCCGAGGAGCACCCCGGCAGCGAGCCTGGCCTCCCCGCCCGCCCTGGCGACGATGTCCACGACGGTCGCGTCGGTCGGCACCTCGAGCACGCCCTCCGCGGCGACGTCCCCGGTCACCGTGACCAGCCGGGTCCCCGGCTGCGCTGGGTCGCCGACGCTGCGGAACCAGTCGCCGCCGTAGCGGTCGACGAGCGCGAGCTGCGCGAGGGTCTCGACGTTGTGCAGCAGCGTCGGCCTCCCGTCGAGTCCGGACTCCGACAGCCGCCGCACCCGGTCGAGCGGCACGGCACGGCCGGTCTGGACGGCGTTCACCACGGCGCTCGCCTCGCCGGCGACGAACCCGTCAGCCGCCTCGATCAGCTCCACGCGGCCGGCGTCCGAGCGCTCGGCGATTGCGGCCGCGACGGGGGCGAGGGTGGCCTCGTGGAGGTACAGGACGATTCGCGTCGCACCCAGGGCCTCCGACGCGGTCAGGAGGCCGTCGAGGACGAGGTGCGGCGCATTGGCGAGCAGCACGGCGTCCTTCCAGCTCCACGGCTCGCCTTCGGAGCCATTGCCGATCACGACCGGAGCGCGCCGCCCTGTCGTCGCCGCCAGCTTGCGGAACGCGGAGAACGCGGCGCCGCCGCGGCCGGTGAGGCCCGACCGCTCCAGCTCGCGTTCGAGGTCGGGGCGGCGCAGGCCGCGGCGCGGGCCGAACGCGGAGAGGTGGGCGAGAGCGTCGGCGGCGTGCCCGGCCGCGAGCAGCCGCGGCGGCGTGGCGGCCGGCTCGGAGACCGGCAGGACGTTGTCGGCGGTCATGGTCATGACAGTCCCCTTCTGCTCAGTTCGGCTTCCGTGCGACGCGCTGCGGAGGTCTCCAGGAACCCGGCGGACACCCGCCAGAGCACGGCGACGAGCACGAACAGCACCGACGCACCGGCGAGCAGCAGCATCCAGCCGGACGTGCCGTCGGTGCCGTCGCCGATCGTGTGCGCCAGCGCCACCGGCCACAGCGCGTAGCTCAGCCAGTGCACGGCCTTGAAGACGCGCAGCCCGAGCCGCCGGCGCAGCAGCGCGGTGATCGTCACCGCGATCAGGAGGTCGACGGCCACCGTGCCGAGGCCGAGCCAGAACGGCAGATGCGCGCCGAGGAGCGGCACCAGGATGTCGGTGAGGGTGAGCTTCGCGTAGGAGTCGAGCAGCAGCGTCCCGATGTGCAGGACGAGGAACACGACGGCGAGCAGCGACACGTTGCGGTGCAGGAGAGTGACGGAGAAACGCGGCATCCCGGGCAGCGGGCGGCCGGAGCGGGTCACGATCCCGAGCCAGAGCGAGACGGTGAGCAGGAGGAGGGCGACGACGCCGGAGGCCCGGCCGACGGCCCAGAGGACCTCATCCATCAGTTCGCCCCTGTCCCGGTCGGCGTCAGCTCGGCGGGCCATCGCCCGGTCGTGACGATCGAGCCGTCCCTGGCCACCAGCCGCGCGTCGGCGCCGAGGCCGCGCAGCCAGGCCGGGGCCGTCAGTCCGCGCACGATCGACGCCGTGCTCAGTGCGTTGGCGCGGACGCACGTCGTCGCGGCGACCGTGACCGACCGCCAGACGTCGTCGGCCGGGAGCCCGAAGCGCGGGTCGAGGATGTGGTGTCTGGCCTGCCCGTCGCTGCGCCAGCGCCGCTTCTGCGTGCTCGACGTGGCGACGCCCGCGCCGTTCGGCATCGCGATCTGCTGGGCCGGGTCGGACGGGAGGTCCTGGACGAGCACCTCCCAGAGCCGGCCGGTGGCGCCCGCGGTGGCGAGGTCGCCGCCGAGCGACACCAGGGCGTCCGCTCCGGTCTCCTCCGCGATGCGGCGGGCGAGGCGATCGGCTGCGTGCGCCTTCGCGGTCGCACCGAGGTCGAGCCGGAGGTCCGCGGGGAGGCTCAGCGTGCGCCCGTCGAGCGCGACGCGCTGCCAGCCGGGCCGGCGCGGGCGGGTGACCGTCAACGTCACGCCGTCGGCGGGCAGCGCGGCGAAGTCGCGGTCGTAGCCGAGGCGGTCGAGGTCTGCGCCGAGAGTCGGGTCCACGTCGCCGTCGGTGTCGGCGGCCGCGGCGAGCGCGACCGCGACGAACTCGGCCAGCAACGGGCTCAGCTCGACGCCGCGCGCGGGACGGTCGCCCGCGTTGAGCCGCGAGAGCTCGCTCTCCGGGTCGAACCGGCTGGCGGCGGCCGTGACGGCGGCGAGCTCGGCGTCGGCGATCGCGCGCGCCCGCAGGAGGGTCTCCGGGTCGGAGACCACGATGCGGGCCTCGACTCCCCAGACCGCGAAGTCGTCGTGGACGAAGTCAGGAGCCGCTGGACTGGCCACTGGAACCACCGCCCTGGCTCTGCTGGATGCCGCTTCCGGAGCTGCTGGAGGAGCCGGAGCTGTCACTGCTGCTCCCGCTGCCGGAGGAGTCCGAGCTGGACGAACCGGAGCTGCTCGATCCCGAACTGCTCGATCCCGAACTGCTCGACCCCGAGCTGCTGGTCCCCGACGTGCTCGTCCCTGTCGTGCTGGCAGTCGAGGTGCCCGCGAACAGGAAGCCGGACAGGATCCCCGTCACCGCGAGGCTCGAGATGCCGATCGCGGTCGTGATCCCGATGGCCGTGCGCCGTCCCGCCGATCGAATGTCCATGTCAGGCCTCCATCCCGCCCCGTCCGCCGTCTGTCGTGCGGCGTTCCGGAACTGATCACCAGCCTGCGCTCGGTTTCTTTCCGGAACCTTATTCGGAGTGGGAACGGGATATCGGGTCCCTATGAATCAGCTTTGTGCGAATCGGCTCTGTGCGCTCAGGGCCGCACGCCCACCACGGCCTGCGCGAACCGCCGCACGCGCTCGCCGAGCCCCGCGATCTGCTCCTCGATCACGCGCGCGGAGTCGAAGCCGACGAACTGCGGAGGCGGCGTGCGCCGCACGTTCTCTGTGCACTCGAACGAGGCGCAGACCAGCGCACCCACGGTGTCGCCTCGCCGCCCGGCGTCCCCGGCCCTGCGCGCCGACCAGAAGTAGACGTCGCGCCGGACGTGGACGTCCTGGCACCAGCCGCACATGGTGGGCGCGTGCGAGCGCATGGAGGCCTCCGACGCGCGCAGCAGGATGCCGACCGGTCCGCTCCCGGTCGGGATGACGACGTAGCCGCGTTGCGGGAGCCGGGGGTCGCGCCAGCCGAGGTACTCGCGGCGGGACCAGTCCACCTCGTGCATCCCGGGCGGCAGCGGCAGGTCGGCGGCGTCGGAGCGCGAGCAGTTCACGAACGAGTCGCGGAGCTCCTGCGGGGTCAGGGTGTCCATGTCCACCTCCTTCGTCCCATGCTGGCACAGGTGCTTGACCTTGACCTCGGGGGCACGGCTTAGCCTCCCGGCATGAGCACTCTCCCCAGCGTCACCGACGCCTCCTTCGCCTCCGACGTCCTGGACGCCGAGGGCACCACCCTCGTGGAGTTCTGGGCGCCCTGGTGCGGCCCCTGCCGGGCGGTCACGCCCATCCTGGAGCGGATCGCCGACGAGCACCGCGACGACATCAGGATCGTGCGGATCAACGCCGACGAGAACCCGCGATCGTCCGCCGCGTATCACGCGCTCTCGCTGCCGATGATGAAGGTGTTCCGGGGCGGGGAGGTCGTCAAGACGATCGTAGGCGCCAAGCCGAAGCCCGCGATGGAGTTCGAGCTCGCGCCGTACCTGAGCTGACGCCTCCCGGCCTGACGCCGGTCAGGTCAGGTGGTCGAACGCGCCGCTGACCCAGCCGATGTACCGCTCGGCCGACCGCTGCACGGCCTCCCGCGCGTCCACCGGGATCACGTTGCCCAGGTTCCCGTACATCCGGTCGAACGGCCGATCGCAGACCAGCTCGGAGACGCGCCGCACCACGGCGGCCGAGAGCGGGATGTCGTTGGGGAAGCTCCGCTGGAAGGTCACCCACTTCTGCGACGGCCCGGGGAAGACCGTGTCGCCGCTGAGCACGACGCCGCGGTCCCAGTGCACGATCGCGCTGCCGGGGAAGTGCCCGCCGACCGTGCGCAGCAGCACGCCGGGCAGCACCTCCTCCTCGCCGCTCCACTCCCGGATGGCCGGGTCCTCCCGCTGCACCCAGTGCCGGTCGGCCGCGTTGACCAGCACCGGCACGCCGCCGAGCAGCCGCGACCAGGCGGTCTGCGCGCCGAACATGTGCGGGTGGCTGCTGGCGATGACCGCGGCGCCGCCGAGGTCCTGGACGGCTGTGGCGGTGGCGTCGTCGACGTACCCGGTGGGATCCCAGAGCAGGTTGCCGTCCGGTGTGCACAGCAGCAGGGCGCGCTGCCCGATGCCGACCCTCGGCTCGCTGCTCAGCCCGTAGAGCCCGGGCTCCAGCTCCGTCACGGTCACGCGCTCGCCCTCGCGCTGGAGGCGCTCCAGGGTGGTCCAGCGCTGACCGCTCGGCGGCACGTACTGCCGCTCGTCCTCGCAGATCGGGCAGGAGGCCGGGGGCTCCTCCCCCGCGTCCGTCACGATCGGGGTCGTCTCCACCGCGCACGTCGCGCACAACCAGTCGGCCATGCGGGTCAGGTTACCCGGCGCCGCGGCCGTCGTCAGGGTCTGGTCACGCGGCGCGCTGCGCAATACCCTGTGCCGCATGGCGAATCAACCGGTGATCTTCATCCACGGCCTCTGGCTCCACGCGAGCAGCTGGCAGCCCTGGATCGACCTCTTCACGGCGGAGGGCTACGCCCCCGTCGCACCACCGTGGCCCGGCGAGAAGGACACCGTGGCCGACACCCGTGCGCACCCGGACGACGTGGCCAACTTCGGCATCGACGAGGTCACGGAGCACTTCGCGAAGATCATCGAGGCGATGGACGTCCCTCCGGTGATCATCGGCCACTCGTTCGGCGGCCTGGTCACCGAGAAGCTGATCGGGCAGGGCTACGGCAACGCGGGCGTCGCGATCGACCCGGCGCAGATCAAGGGCGTGCTGCCCCTTCCGATCCGTCAGCTCAAGTCGGCGTTCCCCGTGCTCGACAACCCGGCGAACATCCACAAGCCGATCGCCCTCACCGAGGAGCACTTCAAGTTCGGCTTCGCGAACCAGCTCGGCGACGACGAGGCGAAGGAGCTGTTCGACCGCTGGACCGTGCCCTCCACGGTCCGCCCGATCTTCCAGGCCGCGGCGGCGAACTTCAGCGTCCACTCGCAGGCAGCCGTCGACACGAAGAACGAGGACCGCGGACCGCTGCTGCTCATCGCCGGCGGCGAGGACAACACGGCCCCCGAGGTGACGGTCGACGCGACGCTCAAGCTCTACCGCGACTCCAACGCCGTGACCGAGCTCATCACGTTCCGCGACCGCGGCCACTCGCTCGTGATCGACCACGGCTGGCGCGACGTCGCGACCGAGATCCTGGTCTGGCTCGGGCAGCAGGGGCTGGAGGACTGAGCCGAGCCGGAATACCGCGCCGGCTGTACGGCTTGCCCTCACTGTGAAACGCATCGGCTTCCTCAGCTTCGGCCACTACCAGGCCGTCCCCGGCTCCGTCGTGCGGACGGCGGCCGACGCCCTCCTGCAGACGGTGGAGCTCGCGGTCGCCGCGGAGGAGGTGGGGGCCGACGGCGCGTTCGTCCGCGTCCACCACTTCGCTCCGCAGCTCGCCTCCCCGTTCCCGCTGCTCGCCGCGATCGGCGCGCGCACCTCGCGCATCGAGATCGGCACCGGCGTGATCGACATGCGGTACGAGAACCCGCTCTACATGGCCGAGTCGGCCGCGGCCGCCGACCTGATCAGCGGCGAGCGCCTCCAGCTCGGCGTCAGCCGCGGGTCACCGGAGACCGCGCTCGCCGGCTACGAGTCGTTCGGCTACGTCCCGGGCGAGGGCGAGTCCGACGCCGACATGGCCCGGCGGCACACCGCGATCTTCCTCGCCGCCATCGCCGGCGAGGGGATGGCGAACGCCGACCCCCGGATGACGGGCACGAGCGGCGGCCTCTCCATCCAGCCGCTCTCGCCGACCCTCCCGGACCGGATCTGGTGGGGTGCCGGCACCCGGGCGACCGCCGAGTGGACCGCCGAGCAGGGCATGAACCTGATGTCGTCCACGCTGCTCACCGAGGACACCGGCGAGGCGTTCGACAAGCTCCAGGCCGAGCAGATCCAGCGCTACCGCGACACCTGGGCCGAGATGGGCTGGGAGCGCGAGCCGCGTGTGAGCGTCAGCCGCAGCATCATCCCGATCGTCGACGACGAGTCGCGCCGCTACTTCGGCGCGCGGGCGCAGGTGGAGGGCCGCGACCAGGTCGGGCACCTCGACGGCGGGATCGCGCGCTTCGGCCGCTCCTACATCGGCGAGCCGGAGAAGCTGGTCGCCGAGCTGGCGCAGGACGAGGCGGTGCGGATGGCCGACACCGTACTCGTGACCGTGCCGAACCAGCTCGGGGTGGACTTCAACGCGCGGCTGCTGGAGGCCGTGGTCGGCGTCGGGCGCGAGCTGGGGTGGCGCGACTGAGACTCGAAGTGGGCCTGGCGTGTACCCCGAATGCGGCCCTGTGGGATATTCAGGCACATGAGAGGATCGCAGTGCGGTACACCCGAAGTCCGCAGCACAGGCCGTGACGACATCGTCCGGTCCCATGGAAGGGGTGTGCTTTGCGAACTCGACGATCGGGTGCTGGAATCATCGCGGCCGGGCTGGCGCTCGCCCTCGGCGCGGTGGGGATCGGGGCTGCCGGGCTCTCCGCTGAGCCGGCGAAGGCTGTGACGCTGAACGACACGTCCACGCCGTCCGCCATCACGGGCATGTGGGCGTGGGGCAATCCGATCGACCCGTCCGTGGATGCG
This genomic stretch from Leifsonia sp. EB41 harbors:
- a CDS encoding DUF885 domain-containing protein, giving the protein MTNAEKRESTPIDTIADEWVDTQLELHPEYHVWLGRPGREGEYSDYSPAGAEQAVGKVREALAKIQAATPVDDIDRVTKMDLSRELELTIEKHEAGFNQRDLNVIASPAQELRDIFDLVPTDTEEDWANVAKRLHNLPAAMDGYIETLRSGIAAGNVPAIRQVREVLAQAKKQIADTGFFFDFTGSARPLNGELPASLKSDLAHGATESAAAYATLAAFLQDELAAHAPEKDAVGRELYALASRDFLGATVDLDETYEWGIEELARMVAEQESIAREIKPGATVHEAIAFLDGDASRKLHGTDALQRWMQETSDRAIEELGRTHFDIPAEIRRLECMIAPTQEGGIYYTGPSDDFARAGRMWWSVPEGVTEFDTWRELTTVYHEGVPGHHLQIAQATYNKAQLNSWRRIAGTSGHAEGWALYAERLMEQLGYLDDPADRLGMLDGQRMRAARVVLDIGVHLEKQLPDGSGPWTGEYAFGFLANNVNMNEGFVRFEVNRYLGWPGQAPSYKIGQRIWEQLRDEYARREGAAFDIKAFHKKALDIGGVGLDTLKSALLD
- the polA gene encoding DNA polymerase I, which encodes MSDSEKPTLLVIDGHSLAFRAFYALPVDSFVNREGQHTNGIHGFIAMLINLLQQQRPTHLAVAFDISRYSFRTREYPEYKGTRNETPSEFVGQIPLLQEALHAMNITTIAKEDFEADDILATLARQGREQGYRVLLVSGDRDVIQLVNDDVTLLYPNVRGVSELKVYDPAAVRDRYGVEPHQYPEIAALVGETSDNLIGIDKVGEKTAVKWVQQYGTVENIVAHSDEIKGVVGQNLRDQQENALRNRRLNKLLDDVELEVAPDDLERKPLNENAVRDIFARLQFKTLLDRLLKAAAEDGTFTGAGTAPSEGDVGAVSAPVVRTLVDEELANWLAKASADGAPVAVQLETGPAGITGFGLAAADDTVYVPWAAGRPDYTALEEWLASSAPKYFFHAKPQFKALARAGFVVDGLAFDTRIASWLVKPGAAPQSLAEQVYEVLGETLPVSDPNQLVPINDAVSPATEAWYIRRVAEGQMIALDAGTRAVLDDIELPLVAVLAEMELDGVSIDTEVLRRLRGQLTDKANDYAARAYAEVGHELNLGSPKQLQQVLFDELGMPKTRSTKTGYSTDAQSLADLQESNPHPFLDLLLQHRDATKLKQIVETLERSVNGDDRIHTTYDQTGTSTGRISSNDPNLQNIPIRTEEGREIRSAFRSAEGYETLLTADYSQIEMRIMAHLSEDPGLIEAFNAGEDLHRFVGARVFSVAPEDVTPLMRTKVKAMSYGLAYGLSPFGLSKQLRIETKEARDLMAGYFERFGAVRDYLRSVVEIARVDGYTETIFGRRRPFADLTSTNRVLRENAERQALNAPIQGSAADIMKIAMLGIAGDLIDGSLNSRMLLQVHDELIFEVAPGEWDALETIVRTRMAGAADLRVPLDVQIGRGPTWEAAAH
- a CDS encoding hotdog fold thioesterase: MTEDALAYVKQRGLGALADKMGIEIVEFTIERAVARMPVLGNTQPADLLHGGAYVVLGESLGSMSANLYAGEGRLAVGIEINASHTRAAVDGYVTGVCTPIHLGRTLTTHEIAVSDDRGRRCSTIRITNLIKDL
- a CDS encoding ANTAR domain-containing response regulator; the protein is MTDQETTPAAPRRVVVAEDESLIRLDIVETLRDNGFEVVGEAGDGETAVALATELRPDLVIMDVKMPQLDGISAAERLSKNHIAPVVLLTAFSQKELVERATEAGALAYVVKPFTPNDLLPAIEIALARYQQIIALEAEVSDMVQRFETRKLVDRAKGLLNEKMGLSEPDAFRWIQKASMDRRLTMHDVAQAIIEQLAPKK
- a CDS encoding ferredoxin, producing MTARAEHPRYGLHVDWTRCDGRGLCAELLEGTIARDEWGYPFAVGQPPSARSDIPVRSDQLDAAEDAVALCPVLALRLRRVG
- a CDS encoding NADH-ubiquinone oxidoreductase-F iron-sulfur binding region domain-containing protein codes for the protein MTMTADNVLPVSEPAATPPRLLAAGHAADALAHLSAFGPRRGLRRPDLERELERSGLTGRGGAAFSAFRKLAATTGRRAPVVIGNGSEGEPWSWKDAVLLANAPHLVLDGLLTASEALGATRIVLYLHEATLAPVAAAIAERSDAGRVELIEAADGFVAGEASAVVNAVQTGRAVPLDRVRRLSESGLDGRPTLLHNVETLAQLALVDRYGGDWFRSVGDPAQPGTRLVTVTGDVAAEGVLEVPTDATVVDIVARAGGEARLAAGVLLGGYHGRWIAPAETGAAAGESAGAGVVHVLGPRRCGLAATAAIVQELAAASARQCGPCLFGLPAMADRFAELAAGRLAPQAAAELARLAEVVDGRGSCHHPDGAARLVRSALRVFARDIHAHAEGRCLRSAR